In the Bacillus sp. HSf4 genome, AAATCATTGACCGAATACTCAATCGACTGCTGCAAATAGCCGATTTTAAGCGTCCGGTCCATTTGAACAGTCCCTTTGTCAGCTTCCATATGACCGCTCAAAATATTGGCAAGCGTTGTTTTTCCCGCTCCGTTGCAGCCGACCAAACCGATCCGCTCTTGATGTGAAATCTCAAAATCGATGTTTTTTAAAATGGTTTGCTCTCCAAAGCTTTTTTGCAACCCTCTTATTTTCATTAAAATCGTCATACTGCTCACCTCTGTTTGTTTTGGCTGACAACAAAAAACCTCTCACGGAAACCCGGAGAGGATAAAATGCCAAATCAATGCATCGAGAAAGCGCAGTATGAACCGGCCTCTTTTCGAGCACGGCAAACACACATGCAGCGAAAAAGAAGATGATGCAAGGTATAAAAGGGCAGACTAATCCTATTCTCCAAGTTTCCGTTTTTTCGTATTCAAAAAACGATGGAAAATAAGATTACTGCTTCATGTCCCCTATACCTGTTCCTTTCACTGTATTTACCATAAAGTATATGAGACAGAGAGGTGCTTTGTCAACGTGTAAGCGATTACTCCATTTTTTCAAGCGGTGACTTTCCGATTGTCCCGACGCGTCGAATCTGTACGTCTGTTTTCACATCGATCGGCATCTCCGAGAATGTTTCGTCCCAGTTTTTCTTGACTTTTTTCCAATAGTCGGGGTTTGATCGGTGAAGTGCTTCGCCAAAACCGAAAAAGTCGACTTTGTACTCTTTCTGAGCTGTTTTAATTGCATTTTCTATGATCATTTTAACCCGTTTATTTGCATTGTTTTCCAGCTCGGTGATCGTTTTGGATTTCATCAAATCAAGTTTGCACTGTATTTCTCCAATGTTGCCTTCCACATTGATCTGAACGCTTCCCTTCGGCGAACCGTTTTTGACGTCGACCGCGAGTTCCGATTTCGCGCGAACAACCTCCACCGCCACTTTTCCTTTGCCGTTTGGACAAGGCTGCTCACCGATCGTGCTTTTGACATTTCCTAACGCATAACTATGGCGGCAAAC is a window encoding:
- a CDS encoding Ger(x)C family spore germination C-terminal domain-containing protein encodes the protein MHASPKAEVCRHSYALGNVKSTIGEQPCPNGKGKVAVEVVRAKSELAVDVKNGSPKGSVQINVEGNIGEIQCKLDLMKSKTITELENNANKRVKMIIENAIKTAQKEYKVDFFGFGEALHRSNPDYWKKVKKNWDETFSEMPIDVKTDVQIRRVGTIGKSPLEKME